One genomic segment of Musa acuminata AAA Group cultivar baxijiao chromosome BXJ3-3, Cavendish_Baxijiao_AAA, whole genome shotgun sequence includes these proteins:
- the LOC135634027 gene encoding uncharacterized protein LOC135634027 translates to MGGGMEVNKNKYIEDWNAARENLELNFRWTRRNLALIGIFGLAVPILVYKGIVREFHMQDEDAGRPLRKFL, encoded by the exons ATGGGGGGCGGCATGGAGGTCAACAAGAACAAGTACATCGAGGACTGGAACGCAGCGAGGGAGAACCTCGAGTTGAACTTCCGCTGGACCCGCCGCAACCTCGCCCTCATCGGCATCTTCGGCCTCGCCGTCCCCATCCTCGTCTACAAGGGCATCGTCCGCGAATTC CACATGCAAGATGAGGACGCCGGAAGGCCTCTGAGGAAGTTCCTGTGA